Proteins encoded together in one Chrysemys picta bellii isolate R12L10 chromosome 22, ASM1138683v2, whole genome shotgun sequence window:
- the ANKRD52 gene encoding serine/threonine-protein phosphatase 6 regulatory ankyrin repeat subunit C isoform X3 produces the protein MCKDKKGYTLLHTAAASGQVEVVKHLLRLGVEIDEPNCLGNTALHIACYMGQDAVANELVNYGANVNQPNEKGFTPLHFAAVSTNGALCLELLVNNGADVNFQSKEGKSPLHMAAIHGRFTRSQILIQNGSEIDCADKYGNTPLHVAARYGHELLISTLMTNGADTARRGIHDMFPLHLAVLFGFSDCCRKLLSSGQLYSIVSSLSNEHVLSAGFDINTPDNLGRTCLHAAASGGNVECLNLLLSSGADLRRRDKFGRTPLHYAAANGSYQCTVTLVTTGASINETDCKGCTPLHYAAASDTYRRAETHSGNSHDTDEEPLKESRVKEAFFCLEFLLDNGADASLRDKQGYTAVHYAAAYGNRQNLELLLEMSFNCLEDVESTIPVSPLHLAAYNGHCEALKTLAETLVNLDVRDHKGRTALYLATERGSTECVEVLTSHGASALVKEKKKKWTPLHAAAAYGNTDSLHLLIDNGERADITDVMDIHGQTPLMLAIMNGHVDCVHLLLEKGSTTDAADRRGRTALHRGAVTGCEDCLGALLDHDAFVLCRDFKGRTPIHFASACGHSEILRTLLQAALSTDPLDSVVDYSGYSPMHWASYSGHEDCLELLLEHNPFVYLEGNPFTPLHCAVINSQEGTAEMLVEALGAKIVNSRDAKGRTPLHAAAFADNIHGLQLLLRHQAEVDTTDQLGRTPLMMAAENGQTAAVEFLLYRAKANLTVLDVNKNTALHLACSKGHEKCALLILGETQDLGLINATNSALQMPLHIAARNGLASVVQALLSRGATVLAVDEEGHTPALACAPNKDVADCLALILSTMKPFPPKDAISPFSFNLLKNCGIAAKTAACGALPNGSTCPYTKDRHNAIGLDGCYSE, from the exons ATGTGCAAGGATAAGAAGGGTTACACCTTGCTCCACACCGCGGCAGCCAGTGGCCAGGTCGAGGTTGTGAAACACCTGCTGAGGCTGGGAGTCGAG ATCGATGAACCCAATTGCCTTGGGAACACTGCACTTCACATCGCCTGTTACATGGGCCAGGACGCCGTGGCCAATGAGCTGGTCAACTACGGCGCCAACGTCAATCAGCCCAACGAGAAGGGCTTCACCCCTCTGCACTTTGCTGCCGTCTCCACCAACGGGGCCCTTTGCCTGGAGCTCCTTGTGAACAATGGAGCCGACGTGAACTTTCAG agtaAGGAAGGGAAGAGCCCTTTGCATATGGCTGCCATTCACGGACGGTTTACGCGGTCTCAGATCCTCATACAGAACG GCAGCGAGATAGACTGTGCTGACAAATATGGCAATACCCCCCTCCATGTTGCTGCTAGATACGGCCACGAGCTGCTAATTAGTACTTTGATGACGAATGGTGCTGACACTGCAAG GCGTGGAATCCACGACATGTTCCCTCTGCACTTAGCTGTTCTCTTTGGATTTTCAGACTGTTGTCGTAAGCTACTTTCCTCAG gtCAGCTGTACAGCATCGTCTCCTCACTGAGCAACGAGCACGTGCTGTCCGCGGGTTTCGATATCAACACGCCTGACAACCTTGGGAGGACGTGCCTCCATGCTGCTGCTTCGGGAGG GAACGTTGAATGTCTTAATTTGCTGTTGAGCAGCGGTGCTGACTTGAGGAGGAGAGATAAATTTGGAAG GACTCCACTGCACTACGCGGCTGCCAATGGCAGCTATCAGTGTACGGTGACGCTGGTCACCACCGGAGCCAGTATTAACGAGACGGACTGTAAAGGCTGCACTCCCTTACATTATGCTGCCGCTTCGGACACGTACCGGAG AGCGGAGACTCATTCAGGAAACAGCCATGACACTGACGAGGAGCCACTGAAGGAGTCCAGAGTGAAGGAGGCATTCTT TTGTTTAGAGTTCTTACTGGATAACGGTGCGGACGCGTCGCTCCGGGACAAGCAGGGATACACCGCTGTCCACTATGCAGCTGCCTACGGCAACAGACAGAACCTCGAGTTG CTCCTGGAAATGTCTTTTAACTGCCTGGAGGATGTGGAAAGCACCATCCCAGTCAGCCCTTTGCACTTAGCT GCCTATAACGGTCACTGTGAAGCCCTAAAGACACTTGCCGAAACCCTCGTGAACCTTGACGTGCGGGACCACAAAGGGCGGACGGCGCTGTACCTTGCCACGGAGAGGGGCTCCACAGAGTGCGTGGAGGTGCTCACCAGCCACGGTGCTTCCGCCCTTgtgaaggagaagaagaagaagtggacGCCGCTCCATGCTGCAG CTGCCTACGGGAACACAGATTCCCTACACCTTCTGATCGACAACGGGGAGAGGGCGGATATCACCGACGTTATGGACATCCATGGCCA AACCCCACTGATGCTGGCGATCATGAACGGCCACGTCGACTGCGTCCATCTCTTGCTGGAGAAGGGATCCACAACAGATGCAGCGGACAGGAGAGGCAGGACTGCGCTGCATCGAGGG GCGGTGACGGGGTGTGAGGACTGCCTGGGAGCCCTGCTGGACCACGATGCCTTTGTATTGTGTCGGGATTTCAAGGGTCGAACCCCGATCCATTTTGCGTCGGCGTGTGGGCATTCAGAAATCCTGAGGACCTTGCTGCAGGCAGCGCTCTCTACTGACCCTCTGGACTCCGTGGTCGATTACAGCGGCTACTCGCCGATGCACTGGGCTTCGTACAGCG GACATGAAGATTGTCTTGAATTGTTACTTGAACACAATCCATTTGTGTACCTGGAAGGAAACCCCTTTACTCCATTGCACTGTGCTGT AATTAACAGCCAGGAAGGCACTGCTGAAATGCTGGTGGAAGCATTGGGTGCCAAGATTGTTAATAGCAGAGATGCCAAAGGAAG GACACCCCTTCACGCTGCTGCCTTTGCAGACAACATCCACGGTTTACAGCTGCTGCTGCGTCACCAGGCTGAGGTAGACACGACTGACCAGTTGGGAAGGACCCCTCTCATGATGGCTGCTGAGAACGGGCAGACCGCAGCAGTCG AGTTCCTGCTGTATAGAGCGAAAGCAAATTTAACTGTGCTGGACGTCAACAAGAACACGGCTCTTCACCTGGCCTGCAGCAAG GGTCATGAAAAGTGTGCCTTGTTGATTCTGGGGGAAACCCAAGACCTTGGCCTTATCAATGCAACTAACAGTGCTCTGCAGAT GCCGCTCCATATTGCAGCTCGGAACGGGCTGGCCTCTGTTGTCCAGGCCTTGCTCAGCAGAGGTGCCACTGTACTTGCTGTGGATGAAGAAG GTCACACCCCAGCCTTGGCTTGCGCCCCCAACAAGGACGTTGCAGACTGCCTGGCACTTATCCTCTCCACCATGAAGCCTTTTCCACCTAAAGACGCCATCAGCCCTTTCAGCTTCAACCTCCTCAAGAACTGCGGCATTGCGGCCAAAACAGCGGCCTGCGGGGCCCTGCCCAACGGCAGCACGTGCCCCTACACCAAGGACCGGCACAATGCTATCGGCTTAGACGGCTGTTACTCGGAGTAG